In Rhinoraja longicauda isolate Sanriku21f chromosome 12, sRhiLon1.1, whole genome shotgun sequence, the DNA window CTAACTCTGTTCTAACTGCCAACATCATCTCCACAGACCACAACCAGGCTCCATCTGGAGACAGATGTCACATTGTggtcaaagacacaaaatgctggagtacctcagcgggtcaggcagcatctctggagaaaaggaatagatggcatgttgggtcagaacccttcttcagacatcttcagactgtcttcggtgtgaagcagggttccgacccgaaatgtcactttttccttttctcacttttctccagagatgctgcctgaccagctgagttgctccaacattttgtgcctatcttcggtataaaccagcatctgtgagtCCTTCCGTCACATTTTATCAACTTATTTGATACCAACCCCAAAGCAGACATAACAAAAAGAAAATTCTTCATCAATGTAAGCTGGACTGAAATGCATTTACCAGTGGTAAAAAGTTATGAAGCTAATTTAGGGAGATCAGTGCACAAAGCCAAGTGTTGAAGTGGGTGCCTGTCTGGGATAGCTCGAATGGACGACTCACCGGGCCTATCCAACAGCCCAGACCTGGTCCCATGGTTACACATACCTCTTGCAACCACACAGCTCTAAATCTCCCACACACCGTTGACCTCAGGCAGTGACTGGGCCAAAGGCAGGACATTCCATGGACCTAGTCTAAAGCCAGGACATCCCATGGACCTAGTCTAAAGCCAGGACCTTCTATGGACCTAGTCTAAAGGCAGGATATTCCATGGACCTGGTCTAAAGGCAGTCCTGATGGCGATTGACAGCTTGTGCTATCCAAGGCCTTTTTAACTGTTTTGAAATGTCTGTCTTAGTTTTAAGTAGCAAAAGATACTAAGAGAAGGTTAAATTTGTTTTTGAGGTTGGCCACACCATGAAAAATAAATGGAGCCCAGCGAGATATTCTGGACGTGGCTCATGTAACACTGAGCAGCGGCCAGCATTGacttagaacataaaacaatgtagcacaagaacaggaccttcggcccacaatgtctgccgaaCATGCACCAAGACCGTCTCTTATCTagctgtgcataatccatatcccaccatatccatgagcctattctaaagcctcctaaatgccactatcatatctccctCAGCTATGGACGGGGGAGTCTGCAGCTGGTTTGGTAATGGATGTCAGCAAAAGGCAAGTACagtctcagcaaggccagcagcataatcaaggaccagtctcaccctggccactccctcttctcccctctccatctacacttcacgctgactCAGCAAGGCCAGCTGCAGAATCAAGGACAAGTTTCACCTCGGTCGTGCCCTTTTCaaccatctcccatcaggcaaaaggcacaAAAGTGTGCaaatgcacaccttcagattcagggacagcgtcttccctgttgtcaggcaactgaaccattctatcaccaactggggaacggtcctgacctaccatctgcaGACTGTCGGACTATCTTAAATTGGACCTTACTGGATTTTATTTTGCTctattgactttatcttgcactaaacattattccatttatcctgtatctgtacactgtgaatcaaccatccgctgactggttggcacacaataaaagcttttcactgtacctcggtacacatgacaataaattaaaccaagCTTGGTTACTgtattcaagaacagtttcactGTAGAATAATGGTTGGATTTACAATCCCAATTGATGTTCTCACTGATATTTGTTCTGCAATTTCAGGTCAAACTGTGGCCATTGGGAATACGATTTCAGGCTGACAAATCATTAGTTCCCACTGAAAAATGATTTTCAATTCTACTGAAATGACTGCtgctgtgatttaaaaaaaacccaaatgtTAACATATAGACAGTTGAAATGGTTCACTGTGTCCAACCAAATAATAAAATTAATGGACTTATTTCCTCTTACAGTTGTGCAGACTTCTTTCTTGATGCTAACAGTCCCAATACCTTGCATTGTTTTTATTTGAACTGTCAAAACTAAAGTTAACAGTTAGGGATGGAGTTTAAACCCAGAGTAACCCATTATTAGAAGAGATAATAAAATGTTgatacaatgggcggcacggtagcgcagcggtagagttgctgcctgacagcgaatgcagcgccggagactcaggttcgatcctggctacggtcgctgtctgtacggagtttgtacgttctccccgtgacctgcgtgggttttctccaagatcttcggtttcctcccacactccaaagacgtacaggtatgtaggttaattgactgggtaaaatgtaaaaaattgtccctagtgtgtgtaggatagtgttaatgtgcggggatcgctgggcggcgtggacttggtgggccgaagggcctgtttccgcgctgtatctctaaatctaaaaaaaatctaaatctaaaatgccaACCTTTAAGAGAAAGGGAATTATTGACACCATGGTCTGCACCGTCACTCCCACTTTCCCTGTCTGTGCAACTAGTAAACCTGTGTCAAGGTCTCTAAATCAATGTACAtaattgcttttgaattaaaatatGGATGAGCTGACTAGAAGTGACCTGTGCATGACTCTGAGACGTGGTTATTCCAATAATTTTCATTCTGATCCTTTGCTAACATTGTAAATCACTCCTGATGCACATCTCAGTTCAAGAACATAAAATCTCAAACTTCCACCCCCATTGATTTCTACATTGCCTACATAAGCTGTcgtgttgggtaggctaggacgttattccttggaacataggaggatgaggggtgatcttatagaggtgtataagatgatgacgggaatagataaggtgaatgtatagagacttttacctagagtaggggaatcaagaaccagagggcatggacTTTAAACATTACTTTTAGACTTTGTTAGAGatttgtgtggaaacaggccactgagtctacaccgaccagcgatcacccgatacactagcactatcctgcatactagggacaatatacaggcCAATTACcccacaaaacctgtacgtctttagagtgtgggaggagcgcccagagaaaacccatgcatcacagggagaacgtacaaattcaatagacagcacccatggtcaggatcgatcccgggtctctggtgctgttaggcaccaactctaccgctgcaccactctgccgcctGAGGTTTAAGGGAAGAGCAAAGATttgaaaggaacctgagggggcaactttttttacataaagggtgatgGGTTTAtcgaacgaactgccggaggaggttgttgaggcaggtactatcaaaatgttaaaaaaaacttctGGACAGTTcatagacaggaaaggtttagagggatatgggccaaatgcagacaggtgggactagcatacatGGAGCATGTTGAGTGTTGTGgtaaagttggaccgaagggcctgtttccacgctgtgactctaTATGTCCTCCGACAGGGAACACTTGCATTCCTGTGGTACAATGATATCACTCCAAAAATATGAATTCATGCGCAATTGATAATGCATATGTCGTCAGATACACTTGCCGGCAAAAACCTCAAGATCTTAAACAAGTATATATTTCAGATCTGCAGAGACCTTTTTGCGTGTTAGCTAAATTTAAGGAGTCtcattttacaatagacaatggcATTAACTGAGCATTTCATGCATTTTCTTTGTTGTTCCACCTTGGTGATTACAGTCACGTATTTTAATCAGCTTTTTGATTTTTGAAAAGCAGCTAGAGTGATTCATGCAACTGAATTTGATGTTGCTGCATGCTGGATAGAAAGTTGTTTGATAGCTACTGAAAGCCCATATTGATTAAGTCCTGCTCAAGATATTGGCAGAAATGCAAGTGCACAGAATTGGAGGCAGAGCAGTAGGCATAAAGTTAACATTCGCAGATAAGTGGGCTCATGACAAGAGCTTCAccttgtttagttcagaggtacagcatgaaaatagacccttccgcccatcgattacccattcacagtagttctatgctatcccactttctcatccactccctgcaaaacaggaacaatttaccgaggccgattaacctacaaacccacacgcctttgggatgtgggaggaaaccacaggaaacccacgaggtcatagggcaaacgtgcaaactccacacagacagcacccgaggtcaggattgaacgtaggtctctggtggtgtgagtcagcggctctacccgctgcgccagtgTGTTCCTGGTCTCGCTGATTATACTCTCAGATGCCACGATTTGATCAGCAGACATCGTAGCCTATGTTTGGATGGaaatataaattataaaaggactggacaagctagatgcaggaaaaatgttcccaatgttgggggagtctagaaccaggggccacagtcaaagaataaaggggaggccatttaaaactaagatgaaaataaactttttcactcagagagttgtgaatttgtggaattctctcccatagaaggcagtggaggccaattcactggatgaatttaaaagagagttagatagagctctaggggctagtggaatcaagggatatggggagaaggcaggcacagggtactgattatgggtgatcagccatgatcacaatgaatggcggtgctggctcaaagggccaaatggcctcctcctgcacctattttctatgttctttgaAATCAACACCATCATATTGTGCATGACTGAACAAACGACAGTGTGACATTTTAAAGTCCCAAAAGAGATCAATCCTTAGTATTATGGATTTTGTTTTCTGTTTCACTGGGGAATTCAGTAGTATGTTTCTGTAAAATATTTGAATGAACAGtaaaacttaattttttttagtaAGATGGAGAGAAACTAATTGAAAAATTTGTGCTGCATTTTCTACATTAATTTTGCCAAAAAACGCAGAGGAAACAGAAACATGATTATCAACATTTATTAGCGATAATAATGGTCTGTgtaatatactgtatatataacgTCTCCACCGATTCTGCTTCAAGTGCTCATGACGACAAACTAAAGGGCCGCTCCATTCCTTCCTTAATCAGTTTTTCTTTATGATCCTTAAAAGAAAGTGAAAACCAAACGCTTAGATAAATGTATCACTGATTAAATGTAATAAACAATATCAACAGAAAATGAGAGCCACAGAATCACCGCTGATTGTTTGGACCAATTTATCGAGAGACGATTCTCTTTCCCATCACTCTgatgtggaacatagaacagtactgaacagggacagacccttctgcccgcaatgtctgtgccaaacacgatgccaagaccaaacgatatctccctgcacgtgatccatatccctccaatccatgtgcttatccaaaagactttgaaacaccactatcgtatctgcctccacaccacccctggcagcacattcaggcacccaccaccctctgtgtaaagaacttgccccgcacatccttAAAcgtctctcctctcaccttaaagctctggcctctagtatttgatctttccattctggggaaaaggttctgactgtctaccctatctatggctctcatgctaagataggtggaggggcaggcagtgtagaggaagcaaggattctgcagaaagacttggacaggttaggagagtggacagagaagtggcagatggaattcagtAAAAAGCAAAGttcagagtcatgcattttggcaaTAAGAATAAAGGTAATACGAATAAGAATAAAGGCAGAGATTATTTTTGTAAATGGAGAGAGGATCCAGAAATCGGAGCTGCAAATGGACTTgggcgtgctggtgcaggactcccagaaAGTTCATTtgtaagttgaatcggtagtaaggaaggcaaattcaatgatagcatttatatcaagaggactggaatacgaaaacagagatgtaatgctgaggctctatcaggccgcatttggaggacTGTGAGAaaatttgggccccgtatctgaggaaggatatgttggctctggagagggtccagaggaggtttacaagaatgattccaggaatgagtgggttggcatatgatgagtgtttgacagcactgggcctgtactcgctggagtttagaaggttgaggggggacctcattgaaacttacagaataatgaaaggcatagatcgagtggatgtgtaaaggatgtttccactggtgggagaatctaggatcagaggtcatagcctcctaattaaagggcactcttttagaaaggaggtgaagaggaactttagtcagagggtagttaatctgtggaactcattgccacagaaagctgtggaggccaagtcagtggatatttttaaggcagagatagacagattcttaattaaaacaggtgtcaaggattatggggagaaggcaggagaatgggattaggaggcagagatcagccatgattgaatgtcggagtggacttgatgggccgaatggcctaattctactcctataacttgtgaactattcatgttctccagggatgctgcctgactcgctgagttactcttgtccttttgtgtaaaccagcatttgcggttccttGCTATTACATTTTGATTTCCCCTGAAGGTGCAACAGGCATCCAAAGAGCAGCATTGTGATTGTTCCTGTcttgaccaatttccctcctgggataaataaagttccatcgtattgaCATCACTTGCAGCGGCACCCACAGATAGTTCTGTTCCACTGCTTCTAAACCTCAAAAAGGCCAACCGACCAATGCTTAACGTTCTGACAACAACAACCTACGTTTTTAGGGAGAGAAACCTAGTGTTTCGAAAGCATGTATTAATGGACAGCTGTCATTGCAAAAACCAAATGATCAAAATGAAAGCACAATTCACGGGGTGCTTTGCCCTAATGAGTTAGCGTAACAACACTCAGCATTTATTACAACTACAGCGCCACTTCCCACCAATAATACGGATGGAGGTTCAACCATGGAACACTATTAGTGACCTATTTATCAATCAGGAAAAAACTATGTACATCCCTTCAAATGTTCATAaggcattggagcagaattagaccatgcgGCCCGTCGAGTCTTCTCTGCCACCTGATCATGAATGACGAAcctcttctcaaccccattctcctgccttctcccctttgatgcccgtaccaatcaggaacctatcaatctccgctttcaaAATGCCCAATGTTGAACTACAGGCCACATTTTTAATTCGACTTCATTCAATTATTCTTACCCGATCAGTTTTGAAGATGTAATACCAGAAAAACAGTGGTACGACACCGCAGACAAATCCTAACAGAGACGTCTTAGGACTTGGACGAAAGTTGGGATAGATGTGGTTGAGAGTGCGAGCATAAACCCAGCGAGTTAGGGCAGGGTCTTCCTGTATAATACGAAGACATGGCAACAAATTACGCAGTTTTCTTAAAAGCGACTAAAAATCATTCCAAATTACAACATATCAAAACATGATGCTAGACAATTTAAAATATGTTACTAGATTTCACAGAATGCCCATTTTTAAGTATCAGAATGCATTTACAAATTGTACACCAGTATTTTAAGCAGGGCTATGGAGTcgatacccaaaacacccgactccGACTCATTGATTCCTTGTGTATCCGACTCCGACCCCTAGGTATAATAATTCTAATTCTATGTAATTCCGATTTATGTAGTCTCTGAAATTTATGTTGAGGTCGGAGTCGGAGTCGGGACTTTTTTACCGACTCCAGCAGCACATAAATTGCTCCGACTCCCCAGCCCTGATTTTAAGTTTCTGACAGTGTTGCATACACCTAGATTTCAGAATCAAAACGTCTCCTATCAACGTTCTCcacaactgctgcctgacccgctaagttactccagcactttgtgttttttgttggtaaaccagcacctgctgctCCTCATATCTATAGGTTCCTTAATGTAGGTTTAACATTCTTACTTTGCACATAAACAAAACAACTGCCAAAGTGAAACAAATCACAAACAATTGTACGCATCGTTATTCGGTAGGCTGCCAATGTTTGTTTCATTGAATTACTACACAGCTTCTATCTTTGCAACTCTGTTTTAAAATTGTTGGATATATTTTTTTtagggacacagcatggaaacagacccttcagcccaccgtccactagttctatgtcatcccactttctcatccacttcctacacaccaagggctacttacagagaccaattagcaCACCCACccatgtgtctttgggatgtgggaggaaagcggagcacccggaggaaacccatgcagtcacagagacaatgtgaaaactgcacacacagatagcacccaaggtcaggatcacccgggtctctgccgccgtGAAGCAGCGGCTctgcctgctgcaccactgtgttgcccatgTGCTAACCTTCAATGATTCGGGCACCTGCTGAGCACAgcagagaggggaaagaatttcaTTGGGGCTAAAGTCCTGCGAATTGTGCTTACATTTTGATCATTTGTTTTTTTCAGGACAGCTGTCCATTAACACAAGCTTACGAAACACTAAGTTTCCCCCCGTAATTTTCAGAATTCTACTTGCATTCTGCAagtggcatctcaggagagaagctgcctgacccgctgagttactccagcattttgtgtctaccttcaacatggtaggtcagcatggacaaggtttgCCAAAGGGCTGTACAGCTCTATTATACAACTCTAAGTGCATGATAGCGCAAGAGGTGGTCtgtagtgttcagttttggatcgagactgttcttttgacagggtagacggtcagaaccttgttcccaagatagaaatgtcaaagactagagggcagagctttaaggtgagagggaaaaagtttaaaggagatgaaatgtgtaggaaggagctgcagatgctggtttacaccgtagacacaaaatgctggagtaactcagctggtcaagcagcatctctggagagaagaaatgggtgatgattcaagacccttcttcagacatttatttttacacagagggtggtgggtgcctgcaacacGCTGCCAGCGGTGATGGTGGAGGCGGATACGACAGTGGTGTCTAAGAGGCTTCAGTGACTGGTCATTCACCATTTGGTGGGCACTGGACAATGACCCCGACCCCTCCGCCCTGTGACCCTCCACCGGTGACCTGTGACCCCTCCACACTGTGCCCCCTCGCCCTGTGACCTGTGCCCCTCCACCCTGTGACCTTGCGTCTcgtgccctgtgccctgtaccCCTGGGTGCCGCTGCACCCTGTGACCTTGCGCCCCCGCGCCCCTGTGACCTTGCACACTGTAACCCTGGGTGCCCTTGCACCCTGTGACACTGGGTGCCCCTGCACCCTGTGACCTTGTGCCCTGTACCCTTGCGCCCTGTGACCCTGGGTGCCCCTGCACCCTGTGACCTTGCGCCCTGTACCCTGTGACCCTAGGTGCCCCTGCACCCTGTGACCTTGCGCCCTGAACCCTGTGACCCTAGGTGCCCCTGCACCCTGTGACCTTGCGCCCTGTACCCTGTGACCCTAGGTGCCCCTGCACCCTGTGACCTTGCGCCCTGTACCCTGTGACCCTGGGTGCCCCTGCACCCTGTGACCTTGCGCTCTGTACCCTGTGACCCTAGGTGCCCCTGCACCCTGTGACCTTGCGCCCTGTACCCTGTGACCCTAGGTGCCCCTGCACCCTGTGACCTTGCGCCCTGTACCCTTTGACCCTAGGTGCCCCTGCACCCTGTGACCTTGCGCCCTGTACCCTGTGACCCTGGGTGCCCCTGCACCCTGTGACCTTGCGCCCTGTACCCTGTGAGCCCCTGCCCTGTGACCGGTGCGCCTCCCTCTGCCTCCGGCGGCCACTCACGATGATGTGTGCGGGTGCGGGCTGGTTGAGCTGCCGCAGGTACTGCAGCTTGAGGCGGGCGCGGATGGCGAGCCGTTCCCCCTCGGCGCGTCGCTGCTCCGGGGTCAGCTGCATGTACTCGGCGGGCTCCAGGGTGCGGGGCCGGGAGGCGAGCGGCGCCTCGCGGTAATCGGCCATGGTCGTCAACACCCGCCCGACCGACCGACAGCCCGACCTTGCCGGCACCGCCACAGGACGCACGCGCGACGCCGGCACCGCCGCAGGACGCACGCGCGACGCCGGCACCGCCAAGGGCCGCACGCGCAGTGCTGGGCCCTATATCACACGCATGCATAATGCCGGCGTCCTCACAGGCCGCATGCGCCATCCAGGCACCGCCACAGCCCGCATGCGTAGTCGGGGCCTCGCGTCCGGCCCGCCCGCCGCGCCCCCAGCGGCAGCAGGTGGAAGCCAgttggtggtcaggcagcatctgtggagggaatggacaggtctgAACCCACCCTCACACTGGGAGCTGCAACAGCTGTACATTTAGGTTTTAatcaatggcaatagacaatagatgcatgaggaggccattcggcccttcgagccagcaccaccattcaatgtgatcatggctgatcattctcaatcagtaccccgttcctgccttctccccataccccctgactccgctatccttaagagctctatctagctctctcttgaatgcattcagagaattggcctccactgccttctgaggcagagaattccacaccttcaccactctctgactgaaaacgtttttcctcatctccattctaaatggcctaccccttattcttaaactgtggccccttgttctggactcccccaacattgggaacatgtttcctgcctctaacgtgtccaatcccttaataatcttatacgtttcaataagatctcctctcatccttataaattccagtgtatacaagcctagtcgctccagtctttcatcatatgacagtcccgccattccgggaatcaacctagtaaacctacgctgcacgccctcaatagcaagaatatccttcctcaaatttggagaccaaaactgcacacagtactccaggtgcggtctcactagggccctgtacaactgcagaaggacctctttgctcctat includes these proteins:
- the ndufb4 gene encoding NADH dehydrogenase [ubiquinone] 1 beta subcomplex subunit 4 codes for the protein MADYREAPLASRPRTLEPAEYMQLTPEQRRAEGERLAIRARLKLQYLRQLNQPAPAHIIEDPALTRWVYARTLNHIYPNFRPSPKTSLLGFVCGVVPLFFWYYIFKTDRDHKEKLIKEGMERPFSLSS